The nucleotide window CCTGGCTAGATTTAAATGAACAATGTGCCGTTAAAGAAATTACCCTTCATTGTCATTCTATTACAGGTCACTCCCTCCCATTACTATGAAATCTTTCAAACATGGCCTAaagttgaaaggaaaaaaaccaCTTCAGCTATGTCACTCAATTCCTATGCGgtaaatcttaaaaaattttcatataacTCAGCATTTTCTTAACCATGTGTATCTATCTTTTCTGCAACAGGTAGCTAATCTAGTGCGAAACCTATTCTTTCGCAATCCATAGGAGCATCAACAAACAACAAGGGAACAGTACCTAGTTTCCTTTCCAGTAACGAAAATCCATGCACAAACCGCCACATGCAGGGACACGGCCATACAACCATAGCCGCCATTATGCACAGGAAATAACAGTATCCCGTGGCAACAACCAAGTCTTTCTTTCCAAATTTAGTGAGCTCAAAAacatgaaatataaaaaaaaaaaacattgtaTCTAAAAAACAAGCATCCACATTGGTACGGGGCCAATTTCCCATCATTTTTTTGGGTCAGAACAACAGAGGCATACAACCCCAAACCACCATTATGCTTATGCACATGAAATAACAGCACCAATAATGGATCTCCTCCTCACTATCAATTTTTACATATAAGGTCAAGAGCGATCCTTCACCATACACAATCCATATACACTCAATTTCCAATAACCAAAGTTTTCCGCACTTGTAGCCATTGTAGCCACACCATAAATCATTGCTATAAACAAATCCACTCCAACATtcactctctctttttttcctaATAGTTTCTTCTACATGTATACAttcccaaaaaaaataaataaacaaaaaaaaaggtaccagtttttggcccaaagtggCTTGAAGTGCACAGTCAAGCAAATCTTTCCACCTCTATACAtctgcaagaaaaataaataaataaataaataaacacaaatCCCTAAATTCccaaaagaattaaaataattgagagaaaagaaagaacacctTCTGTGTCTTGCCGTCCAATTGAGGAAGCTCGAGCTCGGGGGCGGTGGAAGGGTAAGTGACGGGAATGTCgaattggaggtcgaactcgtaCTTGAGGAGGTTGTGGACGTACCAGCACTTGCCGGTCCACCGTGTACCCTCGGGGTTTGCGGCGGAGATCCGGAACCAGTCGTTGTCGTTGGACTTGTTCATCTGAGTGTATGCAATCAGAGCCTTGTACTCTTCCTTCAGCCTCTGCGTCCATGCGGCGCCGTCGCGTGGCCCCGCCTTTGTTCCTAGCAGAGGGATCTTCGTCAGCGTCGACTTCGTGTTCGGGTCCCAACCTTCCAttctctctcttccttcttAGCTTCAAAACCTCCTTCTCCTCCTGATTTGCGCTTCTTCTGCGTGATGTGATTCCATGCTTCGCTTTttccattttatattttttgatcttCCAAATCCCAAAAATATTCGGTTTCATCTTTTTGGAAAGAAATTTTAAAGAGTAATTACCAAATCAAtccttaaatttaaaaatcaaacattttaatctttaaaaaaattaatatataaattaattttaagattttattttgatagaTAAATCagttcttaatttattttttaataaaataattattcagaTCAATCaccaaaaattttgaaaatagacATTTTAGTctccaaaaaattaatatataaatcaattcccaacaTTTTTTTCGTTAGACATAACAGtctttaattctaaaataaaattattattattattattattatttattaattacacaataatattgtactatattttttgtatctttttaataaaaataatgataaatttattcattaatcactcaataataataataatcaataaaattattagaaattattctacaaaaaattcaaagttaaaatcatttgatatttttgtatttaatataatcaaaagatgtcctatataaaaaaaaatatgtttgtattaaaaaacatgtattaaaagaaaatattttaatttagatttatattaaatatatatttttttaatacaaacatatttttttaaaatatgatattttttattatattaaatacaaaaatatcaaatgattTTAACCTTGAATTTCTTGTAAAataatctctaataattttattgattatttgcAGATGACTGTTATGTCTAACGGAAAGAAACGTTGGGGATTGATttgtacattaatttttttggactaaaatgtcaatttttaaaattcttgggGACTGATTTGGATAATTACTCAACCGAAAAATGAATTGGGGACTGATTTGTCTGCCAAAATATAATCTTAGAGATTGatctatatattaatttttcagggagactaaaatattaaattttaaaatttttaggaaaTGATTTGGATAATTACTCAATTTTAAATGAgagaaaaattaattaaggtTCATAAAACCGAATTAGTCATCcaataattttagttattagtttattaattaattaattcaattatagttcaactaaaataattattttataataaaataataaataaaatataattataatttattataaattttaaaatattatttaaattaaaaatactatattcaaattaaacaCACTAAANNNNNNNNNNNNNNNNNNNNNNNNNNNNNNNNNNNNNNNcaaaaaataaatcattaatatttattgatttaacaatataaatataaaaaaataagaacataaaaataaaagaacaaagatTCTTTGGCAAACAAAACACTAGTCCATATAGGTACCTACTAAAACAGGCATATTTAAAGACCAAACTTTAACACtgtccaaaattaaaaataaaaaaaaaaagtaaacctTGACCAAAAAGCAACAAAAAAGCAAACCCTAAGTTCATTAAGTTGGACTACTCATAAAGAACAGATCTTTtctagtgaaaaaaaaaaaaataaattgcacTACTTATATATAGGAAATAGATCTTTTCTAGTGaaaacaaaagggaaaaaaaattgatacgGTCTAATATTTAATCTGAACCCTTAATAAAATCAACAgtcttaattataataaataattattattatgactatatcttctcaaattctataaacctttttttttcttttcgatTCCACATTCCACTCGTCTCATTCTCTTCCGTAGCAGTAACAAcaagaaaaagttttttttctcGTTTTCTTTCTTCTGCTTCAGCAACTCTGTGGAACAACCGCAGTTGTTGATGGCAAATAGAAATCTCGCATCGAAATCAAATGGTCAAAATCTGAAGGCTCTATCTCCTGAAGTGTGATTGCATAACACAATGAGCAAGAAGAGAGAGTTATTGAGGCCTAAAGTAGAATCCAAGGTTGAAATGTACGTATGCGGTGTAACCGCTTATGATCTCAGCCATATTGGCCATGCTCGCGTCTACGCCAATTTCGACCTTCTTTTTAgattattttctctttctctctcaatcACTAAATTCCTAAATAATATCCTTGttgataataattattttgaatttgtgtgGTTGGTTTTGTAATTAAGTAGGTACTTTAAGCATTTGAAATGTGAAATGTCTTATATTCACAATTTTAATGATGTGGATGACAAGgtgaaaaaaattagtttatttttcttttttatttgaattttcatAGTTTGGTTGTGTAAGTTTTGGATAATGATGTTGTGATATATACAATAGTTTTTTTGCTTACGATTAGATACTGAAAAAGGAACACAGCATTAGATAAAAAAAGCTCATTTGGTTGTGTTCgtcattttatattattttattcaattcttttgatttttttatttgtgtttgtttctgaaaatgctgtattttttttcaaacaaaagtatttttaaaattctgttTTTTTAATTAGGCATTTGGTGTCACTTTAAAATGAGTAGAGTAGAGAAATGAGATTCTTGAGAATGTGTGTTATAAATTTTGTCTATCTATATGAACAGctttattatttatgtaatcATTTTATGTTCAAGACTCTAATTTATAATAAAGTTCAATAACTTTACTTGTCTAT belongs to Arachis duranensis cultivar V14167 chromosome 8, aradu.V14167.gnm2.J7QH, whole genome shotgun sequence and includes:
- the LOC107461090 gene encoding ubiquitin-fold modifier-conjugating enzyme 1, translated to MEGWDPNTKSTLTKIPLLGTKAGPRDGAAWTQRLKEEYKALIAYTQMNKSNDNDWFRISAANPEGTRWTGKCWYVHNLLKYEFDLQFDIPVTYPSTAPELELPQLDGKTQKMYRGGKICLTVHFKPLWAKNCPRFGIAHALCLGLAPWLAAEVPILVDSGMIKHKDDATTSTES